In one Streptomyces marincola genomic region, the following are encoded:
- a CDS encoding glycosyltransferase, which translates to MRILHVVTLHTPTHAFGGPTRVALSQVRALRERGERAVLTALGDEFGPGPLPREVEGVPVRLFRARHVLPRFEVSGITSPALLSRATRWAASADIVHVHLMRDLITLPFALAALRAGTPLVLQTHGMVDPTDKPVARLVDALGARRVLRRADAVLYLTERERRETAAVVAPAPIGRQYRLVNGVPGQAAPRRTAGPPTVLYLARVQAGKRPEDFVSAMPTVLARHPDARFVLAGPDTGALAATLAHAERLGVRHALDAVGPVDGRERVMARLRAADVFVLPSEQDAFSVSVLEAMSVGTPVVVRATTGLAADVERAGAGRVVTDAERIGPAVLDLLEPAANERASAAAFGLVRERFTIDRVLDSLQEVYTDVLTRAGRARGPAR; encoded by the coding sequence GTGAGAATCCTGCACGTGGTGACGCTGCACACGCCCACGCACGCGTTCGGCGGACCCACGCGGGTCGCGCTCAGCCAGGTCCGCGCCCTGCGGGAGCGCGGGGAGCGGGCCGTTCTGACCGCGCTCGGCGACGAGTTCGGCCCCGGGCCGCTGCCGCGCGAGGTGGAGGGCGTGCCGGTCCGGCTCTTCCGCGCCCGGCACGTGCTGCCCCGGTTCGAGGTCAGCGGCATCACCTCGCCCGCGCTGCTGTCCCGCGCCACGCGCTGGGCGGCCTCGGCCGACATCGTTCACGTGCACCTGATGCGCGACCTGATCACCCTGCCGTTCGCGCTGGCCGCCCTCCGCGCCGGGACGCCGCTGGTGCTCCAGACGCACGGCATGGTCGACCCCACCGACAAGCCCGTGGCCCGGCTCGTCGACGCGCTCGGGGCGCGGCGCGTGCTGCGCCGGGCCGACGCGGTGCTGTACCTCACCGAGCGGGAGCGGCGCGAGACGGCCGCCGTGGTCGCGCCCGCGCCGATCGGACGGCAGTACCGGCTCGTCAACGGCGTGCCGGGGCAGGCGGCACCGCGCCGCACCGCCGGTCCGCCCACCGTGCTGTACCTGGCCAGGGTGCAGGCCGGGAAGCGGCCCGAGGACTTCGTGTCCGCGATGCCGACCGTGCTCGCCCGGCACCCCGACGCCAGGTTCGTGCTGGCGGGGCCCGACACCGGGGCCCTGGCCGCGACCCTCGCGCACGCCGAGCGGCTCGGCGTGCGGCACGCCCTCGACGCCGTCGGCCCCGTCGACGGGCGCGAACGGGTGATGGCGCGCCTGCGTGCCGCCGACGTGTTCGTGCTGCCGTCGGAGCAGGACGCGTTCTCGGTCTCCGTCCTGGAGGCGATGTCCGTGGGCACGCCCGTCGTCGTCCGCGCCACCACGGGCCTGGCCGCCGACGTCGAACGCGCGGGCGCCGGCCGGGTGGTCACGGACGCGGAACGGATCGGGCCCGCCGTCCTCGACCTGCTGGAGCCCGCCGCGAACGAGCGGGCCTCGGCCGCGGCGTTCGGCCTGGTCAGGGAGCGTTTCACGATCGACCGCGTGCTCGACTCGCTCCAGGAGGTCTACACCGACGTCCTCACCCGCGCCGGGCGCGCACGCGGCCCCGCGCGCTGA
- a CDS encoding GNAT family N-acetyltransferase translates to MNATHDPYTLVPGVPSVEDFRRLRTDAGLSDRAPEAVALALPRTWYGVVLEHRGQPVGMGRIIGDGGTAFQLVDICVHPDHQGRGLGRRIVAALTAELDRRAPASAYVSLIADGPARLLYEKFGFLDTATHDSIGMYRPSTPR, encoded by the coding sequence ATGAACGCGACGCACGACCCTTACACGCTGGTTCCCGGAGTGCCCTCCGTCGAGGACTTCCGCCGCCTGCGCACCGACGCCGGGCTCTCGGACCGGGCACCGGAAGCGGTCGCGCTCGCCCTGCCCCGCACCTGGTACGGCGTGGTGCTCGAACACCGGGGGCAGCCCGTCGGCATGGGCCGGATCATCGGCGACGGCGGCACCGCGTTCCAGCTCGTCGACATCTGCGTGCACCCCGACCACCAGGGCCGCGGCCTCGGCCGGCGCATCGTGGCGGCCCTCACGGCCGAACTGGACCGCCGCGCCCCGGCGAGCGCGTACGTGTCACTGATCGCGGACGGCCCGGCGCGGCTGCTCTACGAGAAGTTCGGGTTCCTCGACACCGCGACGCACGACTCGATCGGCATGTACCGCCCGTCCACCCCGCGATGA
- a CDS encoding dihydrofolate reductase family protein encodes MRTLISTAFVSLDGVVEAPGGEPGYRNSGWTFKDIEFVPEAYEIKDREQRESAALLLGRVSYEAFSPVWPGMEDFAGYKAMPKYVVSTTLTEDALVTDWGDTAILRSLDEVAALKETEGGPVIVHGSATLNRALSDAGLIDRYHLLVFPLLLGAGKRLFSDTDKDAQKLELTEHRAFSNGLQLNVFDVVR; translated from the coding sequence ATGCGCACCCTCATCAGCACCGCTTTCGTCTCGCTCGACGGCGTCGTGGAGGCCCCGGGCGGCGAGCCCGGCTACCGGAACTCCGGCTGGACCTTCAAGGACATCGAGTTCGTTCCCGAGGCGTACGAGATCAAGGACCGCGAGCAGCGCGAGTCCGCCGCGCTGCTGCTCGGCCGGGTCAGCTACGAGGCGTTCAGCCCGGTCTGGCCCGGCATGGAGGACTTCGCCGGCTACAAGGCGATGCCGAAGTACGTCGTCTCCACCACGCTCACCGAGGACGCCCTGGTCACCGACTGGGGCGACACCGCGATCCTGCGCTCGCTCGACGAGGTCGCCGCGCTGAAGGAGACCGAGGGCGGCCCGGTCATCGTCCACGGGAGCGCGACCCTCAACCGCGCCCTCTCGGACGCCGGCCTGATCGACCGCTACCACCTGCTGGTGTTCCCGCTGCTGCTCGGCGCGGGCAAGCGGCTGTTCAGCGACACGGACAAGGACGCCCAGAAGTTGGAGCTGACCGAGCACCGGGCGTTCTCCAATGGACTGCAACTGAACGTCTTCGACGTCGTCCGCTGA
- a CDS encoding MATE family efflux transporter, with the protein MSRFTSAATASIADQGVAAFTNIAVVVCVARLATVDAFAAFAIVYTVFTVLLGLGSAYVGQALTLRRGGDAELHRHCRDSAAFTLAASAAIGALLAAATVALPGRTAAGLAALGAVLPVVLTQDVLRYAFAALRRPHLALLSDLLRCAVVLPLLLAQPQGSGAGRMVLVWGVGALPALALSALLLARLTRGSRGFRPAALLERRHLGRRFAIEFGVGNAGTQAAVIGLGLFGSAVAVGALRGATTLFGPLNVLFNAATGFGPPLLRRWPGAHAQARAAVGAGGALAALAVALTAALALLPDGAGRALLGDTWHVAVDLLPATGTQYAAMALGTCGLLMLRVLVPRATLPIQLVFSAFAVCCLIAGYAVGGVTGAAWGLAAGSAAKAAAVWLRVALELRTVVGRPGHERARAAEDADAATDESPRDSRSQ; encoded by the coding sequence GTGAGCAGATTCACCTCGGCCGCCACGGCCTCCATAGCGGATCAGGGCGTGGCGGCGTTCACCAACATCGCCGTCGTGGTGTGCGTGGCCCGCTTGGCCACCGTCGACGCCTTCGCGGCGTTCGCCATCGTCTACACCGTGTTCACCGTGCTGCTCGGCCTCGGCAGCGCCTACGTCGGGCAGGCCCTGACCCTGCGCCGCGGCGGCGACGCCGAACTGCACCGGCACTGCCGCGACTCCGCGGCCTTCACCCTCGCGGCCTCGGCCGCGATCGGCGCGCTGCTCGCCGCCGCGACGGTCGCGCTGCCGGGCCGGACGGCCGCGGGACTCGCGGCGCTCGGCGCGGTGCTCCCGGTCGTGCTCACCCAGGACGTGCTGCGATACGCGTTCGCCGCGCTGCGCCGCCCGCACCTGGCGCTGCTGTCCGACCTGCTGCGCTGCGCCGTCGTGCTGCCCCTGCTGCTGGCGCAGCCGCAGGGCTCGGGCGCCGGGCGGATGGTGCTGGTGTGGGGCGTGGGCGCGCTGCCCGCGCTCGCGCTGTCCGCGCTGCTGCTGGCGCGCCTGACGCGCGGCAGCCGCGGGTTCAGGCCGGCCGCGCTGCTGGAACGGCGGCACCTCGGGCGGCGGTTCGCGATCGAGTTCGGGGTCGGGAACGCCGGGACGCAGGCCGCCGTCATCGGCCTCGGCCTGTTCGGCAGCGCCGTGGCCGTCGGCGCGCTGCGGGGGGCGACCACCCTGTTCGGGCCGTTGAACGTCCTGTTCAACGCCGCCACCGGCTTCGGCCCGCCGCTGCTGCGCCGCTGGCCGGGCGCGCACGCGCAGGCCCGCGCCGCCGTGGGCGCGGGCGGCGCGCTCGCGGCGCTCGCGGTGGCGCTCACCGCCGCACTCGCGCTGCTGCCGGACGGCGCGGGGCGCGCGCTGCTCGGCGACACGTGGCACGTGGCGGTCGACCTGCTGCCCGCGACCGGCACCCAGTACGCGGCGATGGCGCTCGGCACCTGCGGCCTGCTGATGCTGCGGGTGCTGGTGCCGCGCGCCACGCTGCCCATCCAGCTCGTCTTCTCGGCGTTCGCCGTGTGCTGCCTGATCGCCGGCTACGCCGTCGGCGGGGTCACGGGCGCCGCGTGGGGCCTCGCGGCCGGCTCGGCGGCGAAGGCCGCGGCGGTGTGGCTGCGGGTCGCGCTCGAACTGCGCACCGTCGTCGGGCGCCCGGGGCACGAGCGCGCGCGGGCCGCCGAGGACGCGGACGCCGCGACCGATGAGTCTCCGCGCGACTCCCGGTCTCAGTAA